The Actinobacillus suis ATCC 33415 DNA segment AAATCAACACGCCGGCTGTGATCAAGATCGCACTAATGACATGAAATGAATGGATTGCTTCATTTAACAACAAAATGCTGAATAATGCAGCAAACAAAGGCGTGAAATTAGTCATGACTGCAGCTTTGGCTGAGCCGATAATCGCAATGCCATAATTCCAAAATGCATAAGAAAGTATAGACGGACCTAGCACCAAATAAGCAACCCCCAGCCATTGGTAAGCGGTTAAATTTTGTAGTGTTTTTGCAGAAGTTTGCCAAAATTCATAGAGAAAGAAAGGCGTTAAGCTAAGTACGGCTAGGCCGACTAGTGCGGTCAAGAATGCAGTATTATTAATACCGCTGGGGCGTAAGCGGATAATACAGCAATAAATTGCCCAACTAACGGCGGATGCAATCGTCCATAAATCGCCTTGATTAATTTCTAATTGTGCCAGACGAGTTAAATCCCCTTGACTCAAGAGCCAAATAACACCGATCAAACTTAATAGCGCCCCACTAAAAATAACAGGTTTAATTTTTTCTCTAAAAAAGAATAAATTTAAAAACAGCACTAAAACTGGTACAACGGCAAGATAGAGGCTTGCATTTAAGGCTGAAGTAGATTTCAAGCCTTGATACAACGTTGCTGGAAATAGCACAACGCCTAATATCCCAAGGCTCCACATGAGCATTTTTGACGTTTTGATTATTGGAAACGCTTTTATTGTAGGGCGATAAAATAAGCAAGCTAAAATGATTAAAGCAGGAAACCAGCGCAGATAAGTCAGAGTAATCGGTTCTATCACGTTACTGAGTACTTTTCCTAACACAAAATTCCCGCCCCAGAAGGCTGTTGCTAGAATTAAACTGGCATAGCCGATACGAATATTAGTTTGCATGACGACCTCGTTCTACGATAACGCCTACACTGCTTGCTTGTGCGACCGCTTTGGGCTTATGTAATTCGATTCTAAGTGCTTGAATACCATAGGTTTGTTGTAAGAGATCGGCAATTTGATGCGCAACGGTTTCGACTAATTTAAAAGGCTTGGATTCTACAAAATGTAATATCTTTTCTGAAACTTCCGCATAATTTAAGCAGTATTGCACATCATCAGTCGCTGCTGCTTGTGTGAAATCCCATTCCATTTCAATATTAAATACCAAACGCTGCTTAATTGTATGCTCCCAATCATAAGCTCCAATGGAAGCAAAAGCGGTAAGTTCATGGATAAAAACTTTATCGGCCATTTTAGTTTTCCTTATTTGTTTATGATAACATTGACGAAAATATAGCATACAAGCGAAGTAGCCCCTAGAAATTAAAGGAAAAATTATGAGTACCACTGCTTATTTATTAATTGTTGTGGCCTATATACTAGGCTCTATTTCTAGCGCCATTATTTTCTGTCGTTTGGCCGGGCTACCGGATCCTAGAGAACAAGGTTCTCATAATCCCGGAGCAACGAATGTGCTGCGTATTGGGGGAAGAATTTCGGCGCTAGGAGTACTACTCTTTGATATTTTGAAAGGCAGCTTACCGGTGTTATGTGCTTTTCAGCTAGGATTGGAACCTTCAGAAATAGGTTTTATTGCTTTAGCGGCTTGTTTAGGACATATTTTTCCGGTGTTTTTTCAGTTTCGAGGTGGTAAAGGCGTAGCGACTGCATTTGGAGCACTATTGCCAATGAGTACGGTTGTCGCTGGTGCTGCTTTATGTAGCTGGTTAATTGTATTTTTACTATTTGGTTTTTCTTCGTTAAGTGCAGTGGTTACGGCATTAGTTGTACCATTTTATATCTGGTGGTTTAGACCAGAATTTACTTTCCCTGTTGCATTAGTATGTTGTTTGTTGGTATATCGTCATCACGATAATATTCAGCGTTTATGGCGAGGGCAAGAAGAAAGAATATGGGATAAGCTGAAAGTCGGTAAAGAGTAGCTAAGTCAAGCGGTCGAATTTTTTAAATTTTTAACAAATACTTTGTTGAAGAGGAATTTGACCGCTTGTTTTATTGAACAGTTTTAATTAACTTGTTTAAGTTTACATTACTACTGCTTCATATTGTGGCGCTTCAAGGTTTGCAGCAAAGCCCGCATCAAGAGCAGTTTCATAGCTAAATTCACTATCATTTGCAGCGAAGTTAGCTGCTTCTAAGCTATCATCAGTCTCACTTAATTCGCTTGGCAAGCTAAGTTCTTCTGCTTCAAGTGGTTGTTCAAGCTCTGTTGTGAATAAACTTGATTCGACCGCTTCGCTTTCTATTGCCATTGGTGCGGCAAAATCAACTTCTCGATATTCAGCCATTAATGCCATAGGCTGTTCTGTATCAATACTATATGTGGTGCTGTTACCATTTGTATTGAGATCAACGATCTGGATACCGTTTTCAGTCAGCGTTGGAATAATATTTGATGCAAGCGCATCTGAGCCTAAGTGAATTTCAAGCCCATCTGCATAACCGTCATTATCCGTATCCGCATTATTGATATCACTGCCAATACGTTTTTCCATCACATCGGTTAAGCCGTCCTGATCTCTATCATCGTTTGAATAATGATAATCCATACGATAGCCTTGAGAGAATTCTTCTTTTAGCTGATCATCTTTTTCAAAGAAGCTAGATAAGGCGTGTAGTCCGGATAACTGACCTTTTTTAAAGTCAAAAGAGGTTGTTCCGTCATAACGACCGAGGAATTTATCTACAAATTCGCCACTGATGATATAAGAATCCGTTTTATGTTTGGTGACAATATTTGATTTATCACTATCATCAATCATATCCGTTTTGGTAAATTTGTTGGCTAAATCCGCCGCTTGTTTGAGTGTTTGGCTTGAAAGACCGTGATGTTTTAAAACCGCAGGGTTAAATAATGCGCTACGCTCGAACATATCATCCCAACCTGCACGGCTTTGAATGGTATGTGCCACGAAATATTCCGCTAAATAACCACCTAGCGAGTGACCGGTCGAATAAACATTTTTCGGTTTATATGCTTCAATATATTGCGCAGCTTGATCTAAGTAAGCGGTTTGCATTGGCGTATCACCGAAGGCTAGGCGTAAATCTGCAGTTAAATCCGCAAATTCGCTTGTACCACGGAAAGCGATAACGACATTATCATAGCTGCCATCGGCATTTTTTCCGTTACCGAAGATCACGTAATCCAAACCGCTTCCCGGGCTTTCGGTACGTAAAACTTCCCAGTTATCAACAACTTCCTTAATTTGTTGGGCGTAGGGTGAGTCTGAATATTTACCGTTAAAGTAGGTACTGAGTTTGGTTTTGTCTTGATAGGAGAGAGAAGAGAAAATTCTCAGATCACGATCTGAAACATTCCACATATTTGGATTTTTATCATGTAAATCAATGATGCCATCTTTATCCGTATCGGGTTTATAAGCAGACTTAACGTTATCAAAAGATTGCTGCTGATGTTGTGCAGCATAATCTTCTAAAGCTTTAATAACATTGGCTGGAATGGACGGTTTGGAGGATGCGGATAAGGCGGAAGGGTGTAATTCTAAATTCGGTTCGAATGTCGTTTCAGCTCGAGAGGCTGACATCAATTTCGAAATATTAGGGTATATGTGTGCATATTTTGCTAAAACATTATCAACGATATGTGTTGATGCGGTGTGTTTAGTAAATGTGTTGATCATAGTGATCTCCTTATAATTATAGACTGGGATAATTCCCACCGAGATTCTATGTTAGTCAAATTTTAGCCGCAATAATGTTTACAAAAAAGCGGTTAAATTTGTAAAAAAATCTTTAAATTCAACCGCTTATTGTTATAGATTTTGATCTATAAATTTAACTTTGTCAATTTGTCCGCTTCTTCTTTAAATTCCATAATGGCATTTTTATCAAAGAAATATTGAGTACCGCAGCACTCACATTGCATATCAATTACGCCATTTTTTTCGGCAAGCATTTCATCAATTTCTTCCATTGGCAACAATAGAATCGCATTGCCTGAACGCTCGCGAGAACAGCCGCAATGGAATTTTGTCTCTTGTGGCGGATAAACTTCAACTTGTTCTTCGTGATATAAACGGAATAAAAGTTCTTCCGCTTCTAAGCCGAATAATTCTTCGTCTTTAACCGTTTCGGCAAGCGTCATTAAATGCTCGAAGTCTTCCGGTGTACCGGTACCGTCTGGCATAATTTGTAATAATAGACCGCCAGCTACCGCTTTGCCTTCATATTCGCCGGTACGAATTACTAAATGGGTTTGAAGCTGCTCTGAACGAATAAAATAATCTTCTAAACATTCACGAATGGTTGGTTTATCTAAGGCAATCACACCTTGGTAACGTTCGCCGTCATTCGGCATAATAGAAATAACTAACACGCCGTTACTAATCATTTCGCTTAAGGTTGCATTGTCAGCAATTTCCGCTTGCGTGCGAGCTAATGCGCGTAATTGTTGCTGTTCATTACCGTTTACCACCGCTAATTTGAGTGGGCCGTCACCTTGAATTTGCACGGTAATTGTCCCTTCAAATTTCATAATTGCGGTGAGTAGGCTAGTTGCGACTAACATTTCACCTAATAAATTTTGTACTGCTTTCGGATATTGGTGGGTATTCAGCGTTTCGGTAAAGGTATCGTTTAAACGAACCCATTCGCCACGTACAGCGCGGTTTTGGAATAAATAGCGATAAAGTTTGTCGTTGTCTTTTGTATAGCTCATGGTTTTTCCTAGTAAAAGCGGTAGGATTTGCAAAAAAATTTGCAAATTTGACCGCTTGTTAAAATAAAAGAAGGCACACGTAAAACGTGCGCCATAAACTTGTCGTTAATATGGGGATCAATTTATAAATTACAATATTTGATCTTTAAATTTTACTAGATCACGGCGCTCTTTTTTATTTGGGCGGCGATCTGGATGTGGCATCGAAAGCGCATTTGCTTTGCGAGCAAAAGCAATCGCTTCACGTTGTTTAATGCTTTTTTCAGTTTCTTGATAAAGTAATTGCGCTTCCGGTGCATCTCGACGTTGGTCACTGAGTGCGGTAACAATCACTTCTTTTTCATCATTACCTTGGCGCAGTTTAATTATTGCGCCGACTTCTACCGTTTTACTGGTTTTCGCCCGTTGCCCGTTATAATGCACTTTTCCACCTTCAATCATTGCTTTAGCAATCGAACGTGTTTTATAAAAACGTGCCGCCCATAACCATTTATCAAGGCGAACTTCATTATCTTCTTTTGATGTTGGTTGTTTCATTTGACTTCTCGTTAAGTGCATTTTTTATAGGTAATTCGTGGATAATTTCCCGTAAACACACATTCAAATTCAGAATGTATTATGATAACAATGTCATAAAAAAGAACAAATAATTTTCGGTAAATGTGGTATCTTAATGACATCATTTTGATGTGGGAGCAAAGCATGCAGACTCAACAACTTCCTAAAATTTTGAACGTTGAAACAATTGCGAAAACTCGAATTTTTGAGGTTCAGGCGGTTGATTTGCGTTTTTCAAATGGTGAAGAACGCACTTTTGAGCGTCTCACGCCGCAACGCCGTTCTTCCGTAATGGTGATTCCGATTCAAAACCAAGAACTGATGTTTGTTAAAGAATATGCGGTTGCTTCCGAGCGCTATGAATTAGGGTTTCCGAAAGGGATTGTTGATCAGGGCGAAGAACCCATCATAAGTGCAAATAGAGAATTACAAGAAGAGATCGGTTTCGGTGCAAAACGAATTGAATTTTTACGCTCGCTTTATACCGGCCCGAGTCATATGTTTGGGCTGATGCACGTATTTATTGCACAAGATCTCTATCCGTCCAAATTAGAAGGTGATGAGCCGGAACCGTTAGAAGTGGTAAGAGTGCCTTTGGCAAAAATAGATGAGTTACTTGCTGATCCAAATTTTGCGGAATCACGAAATCTAGCCGCCCTTTTTATGTTAAGAGAGTATCTGACAAGCGGTCAAAAATAGGGAAATTTTAGCATGCAGTCATTAAATTCAACGCTTTTACAATCAGTCAAACAAATAGCGCAGCAAGCCGGAGAACACCTGAAAGGTTTTTATCAGCGCTCGGTCGAAATTAAGATTAAAGCGGATCATACCCCGGTGACCGAAGCGGATCTGTTTATTAGCCAATTTATCACGGAAAAATTGCGCCAACTCACGCCGAACGTGCCAATTTTATCGGAAGAAAATTGCAATATTCCATTGGAAGAGCGCCTATCGTGGCAAGAATATTGGATTATTGATCCGCTAGACGGTACACAACAATTTATTGATCGAACTGATCAATTTTCTGTGGTGATCGGCTTGGTGCAACATAATCGCCCGGTGTTAGGTGTGATTCATGCACCAATTCTAGCAAAAACATATTTTGCCATGGCAGGAAACGGTGCATTTTTGCAAGAAAATGATGAAATTCGACCGCTTGTTGGGCATCAAGGTTTACTCTGCAGCAACTGCTTAAAGATTGCAATGGGGGCATCGGCACAAAGTAAAGTATTAAATTCTGTCAATTCATCTTATCAAGCGGAAATTTTGCAGTATGGCTCAAGCAGCTTAAAAGCCGGTTTGATTGCCGAAGGAAAAGTAGATTGTTATGCACGATTTGGTGATACCGGCGAATGGGATACTGCCGTAGCAGAAGTTTTATTGGCAGAGGTTGGCGGTAAAATTTTTGATTTGAATTTTGAGCCGTTAACTTATAATCAACGTCCAACTTTTGTAAACCCTCATTTTGTGATGGTGGCGGATAAACAGTTGAATTGGGAAAAAATCTTTCAATTTAATTCGTAATAGCTATTTGCAACATCAGTAAAAATGTTACATATTAGTTAAATGACTCACGAATTCGGGAATAATATAAAAATGAATATCGAAAATAGTTGTATTGTTATTTTTGGCGCATCAGGCGATTTAACTTTCCGTAAATTGATCCCAGCGCTTTATAACTTATTTAAAATTGGTCGACTCGGGGAGCATTTCTCGGTATTAGGTGTCGCTCGATCGGAGCTTACGGACGATTCTTTCCGCAGCAAAATGCGTGATGCCTTAATCAAATTTGAAAAAGCAGAAGGGCAATCATTAGACGATTTCTGTACTCACCTTTATTATCAAGCGGTTAACACTTCTGATGCGGTAGATTATGCGAAGTTATTACCTCGTTTAGATGAGCTACACGATAAATACGGTAGCTGCGGTAACACGCTTTATTACCTTTCTACACCGCCAAGTTTATATGGCGTTATTCCGGAATGTTTAGCTGCTCACGGCTTGACCACCGAAGAATTCGGCTGGAAGCGTATCATTGTGGAAAAACCGTTCGGTTATGACATTAAAACTGCCAAAGAATTAGATGAAAAAATCCATCACTATTTTGAAGAACATCAAATCTATCGTATTGACCACTATTTAGGTAAAGAAACGGTTCAAAATTTACTTGTACTTCGTTTTTCAAACGGTTTATTCGAGCCTTTATGGAACCGTAATTTCATTGATTACGTAGAAATTACCGGTGCGGAAGCAATTGGCGTGGAAGAGCGTGGCGGTTATTACGACGGTTCGGGCGCAATGCGTGATATGTTCCAAAACCACTTGTTACAAGTATTAGCCATGGTTGCGATGGAGCCGCCGGCAATTATTAATGCCGATTCAATGCGTGATGAAGTGGCGAAAGTGTTGCATTGTTTACATCCGTTAACTGCTGAAGATGTGAAAAATAACGTGGTGTTGGGTCAGTACGTGAAAGGCGAAGTGGATGATCAAATGGTTGCCGGCTACTTAGAAGAGAAAGGCGTACCGGCAGATTCAAATACTGAAACTTATATGGCGCTTAAATGTGAGATCGATAACTGGCGTTGGGCGGGCGTTCCTTTTTATGTGCGAACAGGCAAACGTTTGCCAGTGCGTGTCACGGAAGTGGTGATTCATTTTAAAACGACACCACATCCGGTATTCAGCCAAAATGCACCGGAGAATAAACTAATTATTCGTGTGCAGCCTGATGAAGGCATCTCAATGCGCTTCGGCTTGAAAAAACCGGGTGCAGGTTTTGATGCGAAAGAAGTTTCAATGGACTTCCGTTACTCGGATTTAAGTTCGGCATCAAGCTTATTAACCGCTTATGAACGTTTATTATTAGATGCGTTAAAAGGCGATGCAACTTTATTCGCTCGTACTGATGCGGTACACGCTTGTTGGAAATTTGTGCAGCCGATTTTAGATTATAAAGCGGAGAGAGGCAGAATTTATGAGTACGAAGCGGGTACTTGGGGGCCGACCGAAGCGGATAAACTTATCGCGAAACACGGTAAAGTATGGCGTAAACCATCAGGTATGATGAAGAAAAAAGTATAAATTTAGCTAACAAATCTCCCTTCCCCTCTTTACTAAAGAGGGGAGTAGATCGAGCATAATTCGTGTGCGGTGTAAATATTCAACTAAGCCGCCCCCTCTTTAGAAAAGAGGGGCTGGGGGAGATTTGAGTATGAATTAAAAGGAAATGTTAATGAACTACATCACCTTCCCATCCGCTCAGCAAGCGGTGGAAAAAATTGCACAAGAATTTGTGTTATACAGCCAATTAAACCGTCCGGTACATATTTCATTATCAGGCGGTTCAACCCCGAAATTATTGTTTAAAACATTAGCGCAAGCGCCATTTAGTACGGCAATCCAATGGCAAAATCTGCATTTTTGGTGGGGTGATGATCGCATGGTGTTACCAACGGATCCTGAAAGTAATTATGGTGAAGTGCAAAAGTTACTCTTCGATCATATTCAAATTCCTCAACAAAATATTCACCGTATTCGTGGCGAAGAACCGGTAGAACAAGAACTTGCAAGATTTTCACAAGAATTGACCGCTTGTGTGCCTGATTTAGCTTTTGATTGGATCATTCTCGGCATGGGGAATGACGGTCATACCGCTTCACTTTTCCCTCATCAAACCGATTTTAATGACCCGAATGTTGCAGTGATAGCCAAACATCCTGAAAGCGGTCAAATTCGTATTTCAAAAACCGCTAAATTGCTTGAGCAAGCAAAACGTATTACTTACTTAGTCACAGGTGCAGCAAAAGCGGAAGTCTTAAAAGAAATTTACGAAACTGAAGCAGAAAAACTACCGTATCCGGCGGCTCGTATTAAAGCGAAAAACGGTGTGACCGAATGGTATTTAGACCAAGAGGCGGCAAAATTATTATAGCTTATAGATTATGAATGAAATTCATAATAAAGCTTAATATTTTTCAATGCGGGTATTGCATATTTGCATTGTTCTTTGTGATTGTTTCATTTAGGATTCCAATTAAATGAAAATCTTTAATAAGGAATTCCTATGACGATTCAAACACAACAACATACAAATAATTTAAGGCACGCAATTGATAACAGCCCTATGGGCGTATATCAATGGGCAATCGTAATCATGGCTGCCGTGATGAATTTTTTAGATGGCTTCGATGTATTAGCGATTGCATTTACAGCGACGAATATTTCTAAAGAGTTCGGTTTATCTAAAACCGAATTTGGTGTGTTAGTCAGCGCCGGTTTAGCCGGTATGACGATTGGTTCGCTTTTCCTTGCGCCACTTGCCGATAAATTCGGTCGCCGTCCGTTATTATTACTTTCAGTGGCATTATCGGCGATTGGCTTGTTGATTTCAGGTTTAGCGACCACGCCATTTATACTTGGTTTTTCACGTGTGATCACCGGTTTAGGGGTCGGCGGTATTTTAGTCGGCACCAATGTGATTACTAGTGAATATTCTTCAAAGAAATGGCGTAGTTTTGCCATTAGCGTTTATGCGGCGGGTTTCGGTATTGGTGCGATGATCGGCGGTATGATGGCAAAAGAATTACAAGCGGCTTATAGCTGGCATGCGGTTTATTTTGCCGGCGCTGCAATGACTGCGGTAGTGTGGGTGGTGTTATTTATTTGGTTACCGGAGTCGATCGACTTTTTAACCACCAAGCAACCGGCAAATGCGAAAGCGCGTTTAAATCAAATTGCAGCAAAAATCGGTTTTGGGTTTAATGGTGAATGGGATTTACCGGTAAAAGTAGAAGCGGTAAAAACTAAACTACCGATTTCACAACTATTTAGTGATAAATATCGCCGCTCGACATTACTATTATGGCTTTCATTCTTTGCCATTATGTTCAGTTTCTACTTTATTAGCTCGTGGACCCCTGCATTGCTCAAAGAAGCGGGAATGACGGTGGAAGATAGTATCAACGTGGGGATGGCAATTTCGATCGGCGGTGCCGGCGGTTCATTAATCTACGGTTTAATTGCCAGCCGTTGGCAGGCAAGAGCAGTATTAATGCTATTTACCGTGTTATCAGCAATTGCGATTGTGGTGTTTATTCTTTCATCTTCAGCGCTCGGTGTGGCGATGGCAATGGGAGTTGTTGTCGGTGCGTTAGTGAACGGTTGTATCAGTGGTTTGTACACCATCAATCCGGCAACTTATGATGCGGATATCCGTAATACTGGTGTGGGCTGGGCGATTGGTGCAGGGCGTGCAGGTTCGATTCTTGCACCGACAGTGGCGGGAATGTTGCTCGACGGCGGCTTGGCGAAACAAGATTTATACATCGCTGTAGCTGGTGTAATGTTACTATCAACTGTGGCGCTAGCATTCAAGAAGTCACACGTATAAACTCATTATTTAAGGTGGGAAACTCCCACCTTTAGGCATTTCCAAGTAGGTCGAATTTGCAAACTTTTCTGCAAATTCGACCGCTTGCGTAAGGAGAAAGTATGAAAACACTTGGCATCTTAGGTGGAATGAGCCCGGAAAGTACGGTTTCTTATTATCTGAATATCAACCGAGCAGTCAATCAGGCATTAGGCGGTAATGCCAGTGCTAAGATCCTTATGTCGAGTGTCGATTTTGCTGAAATAGTCCAATGCCAAAAAAGTGGTGATTGGCAAAAAGCAGGTGAAATTCTTGCGCAACAAGCTAAATTACTTGAACAAGCAGGGGCGGAAGGTATTTTACTTGCCACTAACACAATGCACAAAGTGGCCTCTCCGATTGTTGAAGCGATTTCAGTGCCGTTTTTACATATTTTGGATGCGGTTGCAGATAGTATAAAAGCGAAAGGTTTAACCACTGTTGCCTTGCTAGGCACAGCTTTTACGATGAGTGATAATTTTTATGTGGACGGGTTACGTCAACGTGGGATCACGCCGTTAGTCCCTGATGAACAAACTCAGCAAGAAATTCATCGCATTATTTTTGAAGAACTATGCGTAGGGCAATTTTTACCGCAGTCGAAAGCGTTTTATCTTAAAACAATTGAAAAGCTAACAGCTCTCGGTGCTCAAGGCGTTATTTTAGGTTGTACGGAAATCGGTTTATTAATCAATCAATCGGATTCAGCCCTACCGTTTTTTGATACAGCGGAATTGCATAGTGAAATGGCTGTGGGGTTTGTGTTGAGTGGATATAAACAGTCATTGTAGTAAACTAGCTAGGATCATTGTTTATAGCTAAAAGGAATTATATGAATTGGGATATGAATGTATTTAATCTTTCTAATATTGCCGATATTTTATCTATTTTAGGAGCTTTTTTATCTCTGTTTAACTTATTATTTATAAAAAGAATAAAAGAAAGTCTTTTATTGCGAATTAATATAAAAAGATATAAAAAGGAACTTAAAGATAGAGTTCAACTCTTAGCAAATTATTTAAATGAATATAGAGATAATAAGAATAATATAAAAGAATTGATAAATATAATTGATATTAAGGCACAACATATAAAATCACGTAATAAAAATATATCTAAACATATAAAAGAATTACATAGAATGATTAAGGAATATAATAGAAATATGAAAAAAGGACATGATGAATCAATAATTGAAGATCAAGTTAGAGAAATCAAAACACAGCTTACAATTATAGTGGAAGAATTGAATGAACAAGAACAATCATATAAATTAGGTGGGAATTAGTATGATGCTAAGAAGTGAAATTATTTTTTTTATAGATAAGCTAATAAAAATGACTCAGCATGGGAAATTAAGTTGGAATAAGGTTAAGCCTGTTATGAGAATGAATTCCAGTGTTGAGTATGTTGATGTTGTATATGAAGCTTATCTTGAAAATATGATTGTCTGGATTTATCAGAAAAATTATAAATATTATTATGATGAAATTGATTTTAGTTGGGATAAGGAAATAGTGATAGAATTAATAGATCCAGAGACTCATCTTGTTATGCAAGAATTGAAAGCTAGTAATGCTGGAGAACTATTAAATGCGATTAATTATAAATCTATACATAGCTTTTATTCACGAGTATTAGAAAAATAACTTATCGATTCATAAATATCTTTGATAGATCTGACTTATGTTCAATATAGTTTAAAGATATCCATCATGAGATAGATATTAGCGACAACCTAGCACTTACGTACTAGGTTATATATAAGTATTGCCACCCTGTGGCAAAGGACAGATTACTTGGTTGCAGAGCAACCATACAATTTATTAGCCCCATACGTTAGTGTGGGGAACAGCAAGCGGTCAATTTTGCAAAAAATTTTACAAATTCGACCGCTTGTAACGAATCAAAACCAACAGGAGAAAACAATGTCAGTAAAAGGCGATATTGGCGTTATCGGTTTAGCGGTAATGGGTCAAAACTTAATTTTAAATATGAACGACAACGGTTTTAAAGTGGTTGCGTATAACCGCACGACTTCAAAAGTGGATGAGTTCTTAGCAGGTGCGGCGAAAGGCACAAATATTATCGGTGCTTATTCGTTAGAAGATTTAGCGGCGAAATTAGAAAAACCGCGTAAAGTGATGTTAATGGTGCGTGCCGGTGAAGTGGTAGATCAATTTATTGAGGCACTTCTTCCGCATTTAGAAGAAGGCGACATCATTATTGACGGCGGTAACTCAAATTACCCTGACTCAAACCGTCGTGTTAAAGATTTAGCGGCGAAAGGTATTCGTTTTATCGGTACCGGTGTTTCGGGGGGGGAAGAAGGGGCGCGTCACGGACCTTCAATTATGCCTGGTGGTAACATTGAAGCGTGGGAACACGTTAAACCGATTTTACAAGCAATTTCAGCGAAAACCGATAAAGGCGAGCCTTGCTGTGACTGGGTGGGCAAAGAAGGTGCGGGTCATTTCGTGAAGATGGTTCACAACGGTATTGAATACGGCGATATGCAATTAATTTGCGAAGCTTACCAATTCTTAAAAGACGGTTTAGGTTTAAGCTACGATGAGATGCAAGCAATTTTCCAAGAGTGGAAGAAAACCGAATTAGATAGCTACTTAATCGACATCACTACTGATATCTTAGGCTACAAAGACGAAGACGGCACACCGTTAGTTGAGAAAATCTTAGATACTGCAGGTCAAAAAGGTACAGGTAAATGGACCGGTATCAATGCGTTAGATTTCGGTATTCCATTAACCTTAATCACTGAATCGGTATTTGCTCGTTGTGTATCTTCATTTAAAGATCAACGTGTTGCAGCTTCGAAATTATTCAACAAAACTATTACACCTGTTGAAGGCGATAAAAAAGTGTGGATTGAAGCGGTTCGTAAAGCATTACTTGCTTCAAAAATTATTTCTTACGCACAGGGCTTTATGTTAATTCGTGAAGCATCAGAAAATTTCGGCTGGGATATCAACTACGGCGCAACCGCACTTTTATGGCGTGAAGGTTGTA contains these protein-coding regions:
- a CDS encoding aspartate/glutamate racemase family protein, coding for MKTLGILGGMSPESTVSYYLNINRAVNQALGGNASAKILMSSVDFAEIVQCQKSGDWQKAGEILAQQAKLLEQAGAEGILLATNTMHKVASPIVEAISVPFLHILDAVADSIKAKGLTTVALLGTAFTMSDNFYVDGLRQRGITPLVPDEQTQQEIHRIIFEELCVGQFLPQSKAFYLKTIEKLTALGAQGVILGCTEIGLLINQSDSALPFFDTAELHSEMAVGFVLSGYKQSL
- a CDS encoding MFS transporter, translated to MTIQTQQHTNNLRHAIDNSPMGVYQWAIVIMAAVMNFLDGFDVLAIAFTATNISKEFGLSKTEFGVLVSAGLAGMTIGSLFLAPLADKFGRRPLLLLSVALSAIGLLISGLATTPFILGFSRVITGLGVGGILVGTNVITSEYSSKKWRSFAISVYAAGFGIGAMIGGMMAKELQAAYSWHAVYFAGAAMTAVVWVVLFIWLPESIDFLTTKQPANAKARLNQIAAKIGFGFNGEWDLPVKVEAVKTKLPISQLFSDKYRRSTLLLWLSFFAIMFSFYFISSWTPALLKEAGMTVEDSINVGMAISIGGAGGSLIYGLIASRWQARAVLMLFTVLSAIAIVVFILSSSALGVAMAMGVVVGALVNGCISGLYTINPATYDADIRNTGVGWAIGAGRAGSILAPTVAGMLLDGGLAKQDLYIAVAGVMLLSTVALAFKKSHV
- the cysQ gene encoding 3'(2'),5'-bisphosphate nucleotidase CysQ gives rise to the protein MQSLNSTLLQSVKQIAQQAGEHLKGFYQRSVEIKIKADHTPVTEADLFISQFITEKLRQLTPNVPILSEENCNIPLEERLSWQEYWIIDPLDGTQQFIDRTDQFSVVIGLVQHNRPVLGVIHAPILAKTYFAMAGNGAFLQENDEIRPLVGHQGLLCSNCLKIAMGASAQSKVLNSVNSSYQAEILQYGSSSLKAGLIAEGKVDCYARFGDTGEWDTAVAEVLLAEVGGKIFDLNFEPLTYNQRPTFVNPHFVMVADKQLNWEKIFQFNS
- the zwf gene encoding glucose-6-phosphate dehydrogenase, with translation MNIENSCIVIFGASGDLTFRKLIPALYNLFKIGRLGEHFSVLGVARSELTDDSFRSKMRDALIKFEKAEGQSLDDFCTHLYYQAVNTSDAVDYAKLLPRLDELHDKYGSCGNTLYYLSTPPSLYGVIPECLAAHGLTTEEFGWKRIIVEKPFGYDIKTAKELDEKIHHYFEEHQIYRIDHYLGKETVQNLLVLRFSNGLFEPLWNRNFIDYVEITGAEAIGVEERGGYYDGSGAMRDMFQNHLLQVLAMVAMEPPAIINADSMRDEVAKVLHCLHPLTAEDVKNNVVLGQYVKGEVDDQMVAGYLEEKGVPADSNTETYMALKCEIDNWRWAGVPFYVRTGKRLPVRVTEVVIHFKTTPHPVFSQNAPENKLIIRVQPDEGISMRFGLKKPGAGFDAKEVSMDFRYSDLSSASSLLTAYERLLLDALKGDATLFARTDAVHACWKFVQPILDYKAERGRIYEYEAGTWGPTEADKLIAKHGKVWRKPSGMMKKKV
- the pgl gene encoding 6-phosphogluconolactonase — translated: MNYITFPSAQQAVEKIAQEFVLYSQLNRPVHISLSGGSTPKLLFKTLAQAPFSTAIQWQNLHFWWGDDRMVLPTDPESNYGEVQKLLFDHIQIPQQNIHRIRGEEPVEQELARFSQELTACVPDLAFDWIILGMGNDGHTASLFPHQTDFNDPNVAVIAKHPESGQIRISKTAKLLEQAKRITYLVTGAAKAEVLKEIYETEAEKLPYPAARIKAKNGVTEWYLDQEAAKLL